One Hippoglossus stenolepis isolate QCI-W04-F060 chromosome 9, HSTE1.2, whole genome shotgun sequence genomic region harbors:
- the plbd2 gene encoding putative phospholipase B-like 2 codes for MASRINKMFSVGSFSSASVAFYVLCLTCVRAEIKSAVIDGQSGQLSVVDGFQKDFVAWANFTDDIQTSGWSFLEVTTSSKYNDSIQAYAAGAVEAAVTSQLIYKHWMNTLMGYCGPFKTQAGYCERLKAFITTNLQWIQDQIEKNPNSPYWYQVRLALLQLKGLEDSYNDELSLPMGPLSFNPFGFLLFQLGGDLEDLESALNKSSQTRPLGSGSCSALIKLLPNNKELLVSHDTWNTYQAMLRIMKKYMFDFKVSPLDNYFILGRIQAFSSYPGSIFSGDDFYILSSGLVTLETTIGNSNPALWKFVQPTGSVMEWLRNIVANRLAVTGKEWAEIFTKYNSGTYNNQWMIVDYKYFTPGKTDIKEDLFVVLEQIPGLVVYADKTEELMKKGYWASYNIPYYPGIFNASGCNELVEKFGPWFSLEQNPRAQIFRRNQTDVTDVDSMVRLMRYNNFKEDPLSKCEGCDPPANGENAISARSDLNSANGTYPFGALRQRSHGGTDMKMTSYEMFRDYGMVAVSGPTWDQVPPFQWSTSPYKDLMHMGHPDTWAFKPIKVSWTT; via the exons ATGGCGTCCAGGATAAACaagatgttttctgtggggAGTTTCAGCTCAGCTTCTGTAGCTTTCTACGTGTTGTGTTTAACGTGCGTCCGAGCCGAGATAAAGTCCGCGGTGATTGACGGGCAGAGCGGGCAGCTGTCTGTGGTGGACGGGTTTCAGAAGGACTTTGTAGCCTGGGCCAACTTCACTGATGACATCCAAACATCAGG CTGGTCTTTCTTGGAGGTCACTACCAGTAGTAAGTACAATGACAGTATCCAGGCTTATGCTGCTGGAGCAGTGGAGGCTGCTGTCACATCTCAG CTCATCTACAAGCACTGGATGAACACGCTGATGGGCTACTGTGGGCCCTTTAAGACTCAGGCTGGTTACTGTGAGCGCCTTAAGGCTTTCATCACAACCAATCTGCAGTGGATTCAAGACCAAATAGAGAAAAATCCAAACTCACCGTACTGGTACCAG GTGCGTCTggccctgctgcagctgaaaggtCTGGAGGATAGCTACAACGACGAGCTGTCACTTCCCATGGGGCCGCTCTCCTTCAATCCATTTGGTTTCCT TCTCTTCCAGCTGGGCGGGGATCTTGAGGATTTGGAATCAGCTCTGAACAAATCAAGCCAAACGCGACCTCTTGGATCTGgttcctgctctgctctcattaAGCTGTTGCCAAACAATAAGGAACTGCTGGTGTCACATGACACCTGGAACACCTACCAGGCCATGCTCCGTATTATGAAGAAATATATGTTTGACTTCAAAGTCTCTCCTTTAG acaattattttattcttgGGAGAATTCAGGCATTCTCATCTTACCCTGGTTCTATCTTCTCTGGAGATGACTTTTATATCCTCAGTAGCGGCTTG GTTACGTTGGAAACTACTATCGGCAACAGCAACCCTGCTCTCTGGAAGTTTGTGCAGCCCACAGGAAGCGTCATGGAATGGCTGAGGAACATTGTGGCTAATCGACTGGCTGTTACCGGCAAGGAATGGGCCGAGATATTCACCAAGTACAACAGCGGAAC GTATAACAATCAGTGGATGATTGTAGACTATAAGTACTTTACTCCGGGGAAGACTGATATCAAGGAGGACCTCTTTGTTGTGTTGGAGCAGATTCC GGGACTTGTTGTTTACGCTGACAAAACTGAGGAATTGATGAAGAAAGGATATTGGGCCAGTTACAACATACC ATACTACCCGGGCATATTTAATGCCAGCGGCTGCAATGAGCTTGTGGAGAAGTTTGGCCCGTGGTTCTCTCTGGAGCAGAATCCTCGGGCTCAGATATTCAGGAGAAACCAGACAGATGTTACAGATGTGGACTCAATGGTTCGCCTCATGAG GTATAACAACTTCAAGGAAGACCCATTATCTAAGTGTGAAGGCTGTGATCCCCCTGCCAATGGAGAGAATGCGATCTCAGCTCGTTCGGACCTGAACTCTGCAAATGGAACCTATCCTTTTGGTGCCTTAAGGCAGAGATCACATGGGGGAACTGACatgaag ATGACCTCCTACGAGATGTTCCGAGACTATGGCATGGTGGCAGTGAGCGGGCCGACCTGGGACCAGGTGCCACCCTTCCAGTGGAGCACTTCCCCTTACAAAGACTTGATGCACATGGGTCACCCTGATACTTGGGCATTCAAGCCTATAAAAGTTAGCTGGACTACCTAA
- the zgc:158398 gene encoding insulin-like growth factor-binding protein 3 receptor: MMGSWHPVTNLRDYVSHNPPMVTFLLCMLSLVISFVCLGSYSYSHTLPNPDTAKDWNKLLSSLSQLQLCTKASADSSVLASPAPSLLVEQKNDKETMVDLTKTSSSVTHLHLKVPVALTASSARGSVKHFGLYTSLRASQLHLGGNEIVNVTLEFLTGNRTHTCLNISAPSHLLPLSPHPMKCPAFKKNISPIHVEVSNQLPAASQTCYSLHSKNDPTLTVMLTQEERTVAVRHLLEVSVFLLGVCMVLCLAASVKRSLIPCYHWNGLDLKSEPLIDS; the protein is encoded by the exons ATGATGGGTTCCTGGCATCCAGTGACTAACCTCAGAGACTATGTATCCCATAATCCCCCAATGGTGACATTTCTTCTGTGTATGTTGAGTCTGGTCATCTCCTTCGTCTGCCTGGGCTCTTACAGCTACTCCCACACTCTGCCCAACCCCGACACAGCAAAG GACTGGAACAAACTTCTGTCCTCCTTATCACAGCTCCAGCTGTGTACGAAAGCCAGTGCAGATTCATCTGTACTCGCCTCACCAGCTCCCTCTCTTCTGGTGGAACAGAAAAACGATAAAGAGACAATGGTTGACCTTACAAAAACGTCTTCTTCAGTCACACATCTGCATCTCAAGGTTCCTGTGGCTTTGACTGCCAGCTCAGCTCGTGGCTCTGTAAAACACTTTGGTCTTTACACTTCCTTGCGAGCCAGTCAACTACATCTCGGTG GCAATGAGATTGTCAATGTGACTCTAGAGTTTCTGACGGGAAATAGAACTCACACCTGCCTCAACATTAGTGCCCCATCACACCTCCTGCCCCTGAGCCC ACATCCTATGAAGTGTCCtgcatttaagaaaaatatttcaCCCATCCATGTGGAAGTGAGCAACCAGCTGCCCGCAGCATCACAAACCTGCTACAGTTTACACAGCAAGAATGACCCGACACTCACAGTCATGTTGACACAG GAGGAGCGGACTGTTGCGGTGCGTCACCTGTTGGAAGTCAGTGTTTTCCTGCTCGGAGTTTGCATGGTACTCTGTTTAGCTGCGAGTGTGAAACGTTCGCTCATACCCTGCTACCACTGGAATGGGCTGGATCTAAAAAGT GAACCATTGATTGACTCCTGA
- the LOC118115334 gene encoding immunoglobulin lambda-1 light chain-like gives MAAELTQDRLYLTVTVGKSALFTCRGTDQCYRIIWFQKKDTETFRQFLYIRTSDGSIYLDNNHPQKNDFTAKRKQTSSELEIKKVEPSHAATYYCLCWDDEEPTLIFGSGTKLFVTVTPVVTPVVSVYPAASIATLDGKSSLLCVASNMPPPLVQFSWTRQREGGPLKNLSSAQGEQLELREAGRTAAIMVVDRHASYTYNYSCHVRHEEVTVKAPAEQEVCALPAPTTPAAWAWSQLQVKLLCLLYTLLMVKSLVYCCGLALINILRNRERPAAAHETTEFPPAASTSH, from the exons atggcagcagagCTGACTCAGGACCGGTTGTATTTGACCGTGACAGTTGGGAAATCGGCCTTGTTCACCTGTCGAGGAACTGATCAGTGTTACCGGATAATCTGGTTTCAGAAGAAAGACACGGAAACGTTCAGACAGTTTCTTTATATTAGAACAAGTGATGGTTCTATTTATCTAGATAACAATCATCCTCAGAAAAACGACTTCACAGCTAAGAGAAAACAGACCAGCTCTGAGTTGGAGATAAAGAAAGTTGAACCCTCTCATGCAGCCACGTACTACTGCCTCTGTTGGGACGATGAAGAACCCACA TTAATCTTCGGCTCAGGAACCAAATTGTTCGTAACTG TTACGCCGGTGGTGACGCCCGTGGTGAGCGTGTACCCGGCAGCATCCATAGCCACCCTGGATGGAAAGAGCTCCCTGCTGTGTGTGGCCTCGAACATGCCTCCTCCCCTGGTCCAGTTCTCCTGGAcaagacagagggagggtggTCCTCTGAAGAACCTGTCCTCTGCTCAGGGAGagcagctggagctcagagaGGCAGGACGCACCGCCGCCATCATGGTGGTCGACCGGCACGCTTCCTACACATACAACTACAGCTGCCACGTCAGGCATGAGGAGGTCACAGTGAAGGCCCCGGCAGAGCAAG AGGTTTGTGCACTTCCAGCACCGACGACTCCAGCAGCCTGGGCCTGgtctcagctgcaggtgaagctgctgtgtctgcTCTACACGCTGCTGATGGTGAAGAGTCTGGTTTACTGCTGTGGACTTGCTCTGATCAACATCCTGAGAAACAGAGAGCGTCCAGCCGCTGCACACGAGACAACGGAgtttcctccagcagcttcaaCTTCTCACTGA